One genomic segment of Vicia villosa cultivar HV-30 ecotype Madison, WI unplaced genomic scaffold, Vvil1.0 ctg.000148F_1_1, whole genome shotgun sequence includes these proteins:
- the LOC131624675 gene encoding mitogen-activated protein kinase kinase kinase 20-like: MDWVRGESLGRGTFATVNLVLPKGASNSTLFPSPTAVKTSEVSTSYSLKNERHVLDCLGSCQQIIRCFGDDYTFENGHEYYNLFLEYASAGTLADQVKFHGGQIPELNIRGYTRSIVEGLNHIHSNGFVHCDIKLQNILVFHDGEIKIADFGLARKSGEEQSRFECRGTPLYMSPESVIHGEHESPADIWALGCAMVEMMTGKPAWNIEKDSNMFSLLLQIGAGEESPMIPEDLSKEGKDFVDKCFIKDPRKRWTAEMLLNHPFIKEVKNVNKASPRNHFDFNDWVSSVSHSTPSSPEFEESCQWNFDDCSCSAADRLRQLVTVEVPVSWSESDSWTSVR; this comes from the coding sequence ATGGATTGGGTACGAGGAGAATCACTTGGTAGAGGAACCTTTGCAACTGTTAATCTAGTCTTACCCAAAGGTGCTTCGAATTCTACTCTATTTCCTTCTCCGACAGCCGTCAAAACATCCGAGGTTTCAACCTCGTATTCCCTTAAAAACGAGAGACATGTTCTTGATTGTCTAGGTTCGTGTCAACAAATCATTCGCTGTTTCGGAGATGATTATACCTTTGAGAATGGCCACGAATATTACAATTTGTTTCTTGAATATGCTTCCGCTGGAACTCTTGCTGATCAAGTTAAATTCCACGGTGGCCAGATTCCGGAACTAAATATTCGCGGTTACACGAGGTCAATTGTGGAGGGTCTTAACCATATTCATAGCAATGGATTCGTTCATTGTGATATAAAGCTCCAAAACATTCTTGTATTTCATGATGGTGAAATCAAAATCGCTGATTTTGGTCTTGCTAGAAAATCAGGGGAGGAACAGAGTAGGTTCGAATGCAGGGGTACTCCACTGTATATGTCGCCGGAATCAGTGATCCACGGAGAGCATGAGTCGCCGGCAGATATTTGGGCACTTGGGTGTGCCATGGTGGAGATGATGACGGGAAAACCAGCATGGAATATAGAGAAGGATTCGAATATGTTTTCGTTGTTGCTTCAAATTGGTGCAGGAGAAGAGTCTCCGATGATACCCGAAGATTTATCAAAAGAGGGAAAAGATTTTGTTGACAAGTGTTTTATTAAGGATCCAAGAAAAAGATGGACGGCTGAGATGCTTTTGAATCATCCTTTCATTAAAGAAGTGAAGAATGTTAATAAAGCATCACCAAGAAATCATTTTGATTTCAATGACTGGGTTTCAAGTGTTAGTCATTCAACTCCAAGCTCCCCGGAATTTGAAGAGTCGTGTCAATGGAATTTTGATGATTGTTCTTGTTCGGCAGCGGATCGGCTCCGGCAGCTTGTGACGGTTGAAGTGCCAGTGAGTTGGTCGGAATCAGACAGTTGGACTAGTGTTAGGTGA